In a single window of the Gossypium hirsutum isolate 1008001.06 chromosome D02, Gossypium_hirsutum_v2.1, whole genome shotgun sequence genome:
- the LOC121214401 gene encoding putative F-box/LRR-repeat protein At3g49150: MAMYVEDRISNFPDHIRCHILSFLPIQEAVRASIISTKWRNLFASISTVDFDTYLLCGLTDRNVDSFKNFVDRLLKFPDQLSLDCFRIRGDEIASWNDGDHDFDVSGWICGAVCRGVKEIDLYLDNFCHTLPALLFTCHSLRTLTLVAKDSKIFEVPSEVCLRNLKTLCITNSVLIGDSLNRLISNCHVLEDLTFDECSVAYAREIIIQIPSLKSLYLDFFFPIGALNYVVVINAPNLVYFRYDSVVVKGYSLSNMKSLEKAEICIWFGSSNYETSAIHLFQGICNVRSLRLTIHEVIPLTSRFPILHNLIEFEFLGKEIWLVEFLHCAPNLKTLTVLLQDVAGT, encoded by the exons ATGGCGATGTATGTCGAAGACAGGATCAGTAATTTTCCGGATCATATTCGTTGTCATATTTTGTCATTCCTTCCCATTCAAGAAGCAGTTCGAGCCTCTATTATTTCAACCAAGTGGAGAAACCTCTTTGCTTCAATTTCTACGGTTGACTTTGATACTTATTTACTGTGTGGTTTGACTGACAGAAACGTTGACAGCTTCAAGAACTTTGTTGATAGGTTGCTGAAATTCCCCGATCAACTAAGTTTAGATTGCTTTAGGATACGTGGTGATGAAATTGCTTCATGGAATGATGGGGATCATGATTTTGATGTATCTGGTTGGATATGTGGTGCAGTGTGCCGTGGTGTTAAGGAAATTGATTTGTACTTAGATAATTTTTGTCATACTTTACCAGCTCTGTTATTCACTTGCCACTCACTGCGGACACTGACATTGGTTGCAAAAGATTCTAAGATTTTTGAGGTCCCATCCGAGGTTTGTTTAAGGAATCTGAAGACTTTGTGCATTACAAACTCGGTACTTATCGGTGATTCTCTTAATAGGTTAATTTCCAATTGTCATGTCTTAGAAGATTTGACTTTTGATGAATGTTCAGTTGCGTATGCAAGGGAGATCATTATCCAAATTCCATCACTTAAGAGCttgtatttagatttttttttcccaATCGGAGCTTTAAATTATGTGGTGGTGATTAATGCTCCAAATCTTGTTTATTTTCGATATGATTCCGTAGTAGTTAAAGGTTATAGTCTGAGTAACATGAAATCCCTAGAAAAAGCCGAGATTTGCATCTGGTTTGGTTCCAGTAATTATGAAACAAGTGCAATTCATCTCTTTCAAGGAATTTGCAATGTACGGTCTCTAAGGCTAACCATTCATGAAGTG ATTCCCCTAACAAGTCGATTTCCTATACTTCACAATCTTATTGAATTCGAATTTCTTGGGAAAGAAATTTGGCTTGTGGAGTTTCTACATTGTGCGCCTAATCTAAAGACACTTACCGTCCTACTTCAG GATGTTGCGGGAACTTGA
- the LOC107960656 gene encoding F-box/LRR-repeat protein At4g14096 — MAMYVEDRISNFPDHIRCHILSFLPIHESVRTSILSTKWRNLFASISTVDFDTYLLRGLTERNIIDSFKNFVDRLLKFPDQLSLDCFRLRADGIASWNDGYHDFDVSGWICGAVCRGVKEIDLYLDNFCHTLPALLFTCHSLRTLTLVAKDSKIFKVPSEVCLRNLKTLCITNSVLVGDSLNRLISNCHVLEDLTFDECSVVNARDINIQIPSLKSLFLDFFFSIGDSNYVVVINAPNLVYFRYDSVIVKGYNLSNMKSLEKAEICIWFGSSNYETSAIHLFQGICNVRSLRLTIHEVIPLTSRFPILHNLIEFEFLGKEIWLVEFLHCAPNLKTLTVLLQDVAGTRWNIDAPSCLSFHLKKIEISEYATNMIEIVRYLLDNSMVLEKLIIKVNAMNATRASKARNQLLPLLKSSKKGLIVIL, encoded by the exons ATGGCGATGTATGTCGAAGACAGGATCAGTAATTTTCCGGATCATATTCGTTGTCATATTTTGTCATTCCTTCCCATTCATGAATCAGTTCGAACCTCTATTCTTTCAACCAAGTGGAGAAACCTCTTTGCTTCAATTTCTACGGTTGACTTTGATACTTATTTACTGCGTGGTTTGACTGAAAGAAACATAATTGACAGCTTCAAGAACTTTGTTGATAGGTTGCTGAAATTCCCCGATCAACTAAGTTTAGATTGCTTTAGGCTACGTGCTGATGGAATAGCTTCATGGAATGATGGATATCATGATTTTGATGTATCTGGATGGATATGTGGTGCAGTGTGCCGTGGTGTTAAGGAAATTGATTTGTACTTAGATAATTTTTGTCATACTTTACCAGCTCTTTTATTCACTTGCCACTCACTGCGGACACTGACATTGGTTGCAAAAGATTCTAAGATTTTTAAGGTCCCATCCGAGGTTTGTTTAAGGAATCTGAAGACTTTGTGCATTACAAACTCGGTACTTGTCGGTGATTCTCTTAATAGGTTAATTTCCAATTGTCATGTCTTAGAAGATTTGACTTTTGATGAATGTTCTGTTGTGAATGCAAGGGACATCAATATCCAAATTCCATCACTTAAGAGCttgtttttagatttttttttctcgaTCGGAGATTCCAATTATGTGGTGGTGATTAATGCTCCAAATCTTGTTTATTTTCGATATGATTCTGTAATAGTTAAGGGTTATAATCTGAGTAACATGAAATCCCTAGAAAAAGCCGAGATTTGCATCTGGTTTGGTTCCAGTAATTATGAAACAAGTGCAATTCATCTCTTCCAAGGAATTTGCAATGTACGGTCTCTAAGGTTAACCATTCATGAAGTG ATTCCCCTAACAAGTCGATTTCCTATACTTCACAATCTTATTGAATTCGAATTTCTTGGGAAAGAAATTTGGCTTGTGGAGTTTCTACATTGTGCGCCTAATCTAAAGACACTTACCGTCCTACTTCAG GATGTTGCGGGAACTAGATGGAATATAGACGCTCCTTCTTGTTTGTCATTTCACCTTAAGAAGATTGAAATTTCAGAGTATGCCACAAATATGATTGAAATAGTTCGTTATTTATTAGATAATTCAATGGTTCTAGAAAAGCTCATAATAAAGGTGAATGCCATGAATGCGACACGTGCAAGTAAAGCTCGCAACCAATTATTGCCGTTACTAAAGAGTTCAAAGAAAGGTCTAATTGTGATTTTGTAG